In Fusarium oxysporum Fo47 chromosome XII, complete sequence, one DNA window encodes the following:
- a CDS encoding SUR7/PalI family-domain-containing protein, with translation MIVGRVIGVLLPFALAIAAAIFTLVPALAGITDKSLYLIQLDFENLSISPASELVDKILPRAETVEKNITAELLGLDKTYDITPWGYCHTDRDDKRECSSPKFDWVRKTISTNHIKSVDKDVEVKLPKEIKAAIQTFGSMTKGAEVAFIVALIELTIEIALGIFAVCSRELTCWTWMASGLASAFVLASAILSTIMASVSIGAVETTAKLYGVKGKVNVVFLAIIWIGAAFAIAANLLWIIPTLCCSTTTNRKDPEGKGLLEHSRHSGAYVPIDGDHEMQPTYHNRGLAPSPPTDLAYEPYSHQV, from the coding sequence ATGATCGTTGGCCGCGTTATTGGCGTACTTTTGCCATTCGCACTCGCAATTGCGGCTGCCATCTTCACCCTCGTCCCCGCACTCGCAGGCATCACCGACAAATCTCTCTACCTCATCCAGCTCGACTTCGAGAATCTTAGCATCAGTCCTGCAAGTGAACTTGTCGACAAGATCTTGCCACGTGCCGAGACAGTCGAAAAGAATATTACTGCCGAACTCCTTGGGCTTGACAAGACCTACGATATTACGCCCTGGGGATACTGTCATACTGATAGAGATGATAAGCGAGAGTGCTCAAGTCCCAAGTTTGATTGGGTCAGAAAGACTATATCAACAAACCACATCAAGAGCGTTGATAAAGATGTCGAGGTCAAACTGCCGAAAGAGATCAAGGCTGCTATCCAAACCTTTGGATCGATGACGAAAGGAGCCGAAGTTGCCTTCATTGTGGCCTTGATAGAGCTCACCATCGAGATTGCTCTTGGTATCTTTGCTGTTTGCTCTCGCGAGCTCACCTGCTGGACATGGATGGCAAGTGGCCTTGCTTCCGCGTTTGTCCTCGCGTCAGCCATTCTCTCCACTATCATGGCCTCCGTCTCGATTGGTGCCGTGGAAACTACTGCTAAGCTCTATGGAGTCAAGGGAAAAGTCAACGTCGTTTTCCTCGCCATCATTTGGATTGGTGCTGCATTTGCTATCGCTGCAAATCTCCTCTGGATAATACCAACTCTCTGCTgcagcaccaccaccaatcGAAAGGACCCTGAAGGCAAGGGACTGCTTGAGCATAGTCGTCACTCTGGAGCTTATGTCCCTATTGATGGTGATCACGAGATGCAGCCGACATACCATAATCGTGGTCTGGCGCCATCTCCCCCGACGGATCTTGCCTATGAACCATACAGCCATCAGGTTTAA